In Bacteroidales bacterium, the DNA window TCCGACGTAATATAACGCTACATTAAGCATCTTGGCTCGATATGAAACAATTCTGGATGAATGAGCATTAGATAGAAAACCAATTTGAAAATTATTCTCTATCAGTTGCTTGATAGCATAGCCATCTTTTACATTAAAACGTTTAGATTCAACGCCTCGCGCAGAAATGTAAATTCCTCCGTCGGTTAAAACTCCATCAACATCAAGAATAATCCATTTAAAAGAATAAGTTCGCAATTGTCCAATGAGTTTCTTAGGTAACACAAGTTCTATGGGATCCACTTGAAAATACTTTGCTAGAGTTACTATCTCATTCCAGGTTGGCACTCGCTGACGTGTTAGCAGTAAACTTATAGTTCCAGGAAAAAAATGACAAGCATCTTCAATGAATGTTAAAGGATCACCTTTTTGTGTGATATATTCTTGAAGCAAATTTGTGAAATATTTCATCAGACAATTTTTTTGTGAATTGCTGCTGCGATACTTTTCAAAGTTACAAACAATTCTGAAAATTGTTCGTGATTGAGTTGCTGTTTGGCATCTGACAGAGCTTTTTCAGGCTTAGGATGAACTTCAATGAGAAGGCCATCAACTCCTAGAGCAAGGCATGCTCTAGCTAAGTCGGGAACACCATAGGCATAGCCCATAGCGTGGCTGGGATCAAGTATGATGGGAAGATTTACATGTTCTTTCAACCAAACAACACCAGTTAAATCAAGCGTGAACCTTGTTTTCGTCTCAAATGTCCGTATGCCCCTTTCACAAAGAATTACATTGGGATTGCCATGAGAAAGAATAAATTCAGCAGCTTGTACAAATTCCTGTAATGTTGCTCCAAAGTGCCGTTTAAGCAACACTGGCTTTTGGATTTTTCCAAGTTGGGTAAGAATGCTTCTATCATACATGGCTTTAGACCCCACCTGCACCACATCAGCTACCCAAATTACTTCTTCCACATGACAAGCATCCCTTACTTCCGTCACAATACAGAGTCCGTATTTCTCCTTGATCTGTGCTAACAATTTCAAACCATGATTCTGCAACCCTTGAAAACTATAGGGTGAAGTTCGTGGTTTATAACTACCTGCTCGTAAAGATGCTAAACCAAGTGACTTAATGAATTGAGCTGATTCTTCAATCATTTGTTCATTTTCTACCGAACAAGGGCCAGCAATGAGAATGATTTGATCACTGCCAGTCGTAAAATAGTCACCGATCTTAATTTCTCTTGTTTTGGAATAAAATTTACGCGATGCAAGCTGAATGTCATCATCAAAAACCCAAATTTTATCGTACCATGAGTCTGGAATTGAAAGTTCTTTAATTTCCGAAGACAAAACAAGATAGTTGTAACCATCCCAATTGATCAGGTAAAAAGGTTTATTATACTTTTCAAAAAAAGATATATCTGCTTGATGAGAGATCCTAATGATCATAGGAACAAAAAGTTCAAACAAAAGTAAACTGAATTTTTAAATCTGAAAATCTAATTATTTTTTTTCGTTGCTATTTCATCCTGCTTTTTATTAAGCTTACTATGCTTACGAGCATAGAAAAAATATAACATCAAGCCTATTGCCAGCCAGAGCAAAAAACGTAACCAACTTGTTTCAGAGAGCGTGCTTAACATAAAAATATTCAGCATCAAACCCACGAGTAAGAGAAAACTCCAACGGTAAACAATAGATAAAATAAGCAATACGTTGAAAATGATCAATAAAACCGTATAAAACCAATTCTCCGAAAAATCAAAAAAATAAAAAAACAATGCATCAAGGACAACGATAAAAAGAGGTGCTATAAAACGCGAATCGATATAAGGCATGCGAAAAGATGAAAACATTTCTTTCTTTTTTCGATCAAGCAACATCACACCACCAGTAACAAGCACAAAAGCAAAAATGGTACCGATTGAAGTAAGTTCAGTCATTTCCTCTAAATTGGTAAAAAGTGTAGGAACTGCTACAAAAATTCCAGCTATGATGGTACTCACATAAGGGGTTTTGAATCGTGGATGTATGCGAGAGAAAAAAGGAGGTAAAAGACCATCACGACTCATGTTCATCCAAATTCGAGTTTGTCCAACCTGAAAAACCAGCAGTACTCCGAGCATGGCTATAACAGCTGAAAAAGCTAACACACCACTAAATTTTGCAAGACCCAGAGAAGAAAAAACATATGCCATGGGGTCACCTACCGCTAATTCATGATAAGGAACGATTCCAGTCAGGACAAGAGCTATAGTTACGTAAAGTATGGTAGTAATAAAAAGCGAAAAGAAAATACCTCGCGGAAGATCTTTGCCTGGATTACGACATTCTTCTGCTGTAGTCGTAATGGCATCAAAACCAATATAAGCAAAAAAAACACCTGCAACGCCACTTAGCATACCCTCAACCCCGTTCGGAAAAAATGGACGCCATCTTGATGAATCGACATAAAAAATTCCTACACTTATTACTACCAGTAAAATGAGTATTTTTAATACTACAATCACGTTGTTGGTTAGTTTTGTTTCCCGAATTCCTATCAAAATCAAAACTGTTAACGTAGCTACGATGAAAAAAGCTGGCAAATCTCCTATGAGCCGAATTCCAGCAATCTGTGGTGCAGTTACGTATGCTTCATATGCCTCTTGCAAAGTTGGTGTAAGTATTTGCCCTGTTTGCAAAGAAATTAATGCTTTTTCATAGCCCCGATGAGCCGATACATAATCGATTGAAAAATACGGTGGAATATGAATTCCAAAACCCTCAAGAAAAGCAGTAAAATAGTCGCTCCAGCTAATTGCTACTGCAATATTGCCAATGGAATATTCCATGATGAGATCCCAACCTATAATCCAAGCAACAATCTCACCAAAAGCGACGTAGGCATAAGTATAAGCACTTCCGCTAAGGGGAATAGCAGAAGCAAACTGTGCATAA includes these proteins:
- a CDS encoding HAD-IIIA family hydrolase encodes the protein MKYFTNLLQEYITQKGDPLTFIEDACHFFPGTISLLLTRQRVPTWNEIVTLAKYFQVDPIELVLPKKLIGQLRTYSFKWIILDVDGVLTDGGIYISARGVESKRFNVKDGYAIKQLIENNFQIGFLSNAHSSRIVSYRAKMLNVALYYVGEKTKHEVFSEWVEKYNIEHSSVIYVGDDLNDLDLMKKVGFSVCPSDAHPFILEHADMVLFSRGGEGCVAELLIYLKRIMSF
- a CDS encoding amino acid permease; this encodes MAWSEFFRKKRIDSSTLEEEKLSLRRVLGVGDLTALGISAIIGAGIFSTIGTAASYAGPSVAFLFVLTAIACGFSAMAYAQFASAIPLSGSAYTYAYVAFGEIVAWIIGWDLIMEYSIGNIAVAISWSDYFTAFLEGFGIHIPPYFSIDYVSAHRGYEKALISLQTGQILTPTLQEAYEAYVTAPQIAGIRLIGDLPAFFIVATLTVLILIGIRETKLTNNVIVVLKILILLVVISVGIFYVDSSRWRPFFPNGVEGMLSGVAGVFFAYIGFDAITTTAEECRNPGKDLPRGIFFSLFITTILYVTIALVLTGIVPYHELAVGDPMAYVFSSLGLAKFSGVLAFSAVIAMLGVLLVFQVGQTRIWMNMSRDGLLPPFFSRIHPRFKTPYVSTIIAGIFVAVPTLFTNLEEMTELTSIGTIFAFVLVTGGVMLLDRKKKEMFSSFRMPYIDSRFIAPLFIVVLDALFFYFFDFSENWFYTVLLIIFNVLLILSIVYRWSFLLLVGLMLNIFMLSTLSETSWLRFLLWLAIGLMLYFFYARKHSKLNKKQDEIATKKNN
- the aroF gene encoding 3-deoxy-7-phosphoheptulonate synthase: MFELFVPMIIRISHQADISFFEKYNKPFYLINWDGYNYLVLSSEIKELSIPDSWYDKIWVFDDDIQLASRKFYSKTREIKIGDYFTTGSDQIILIAGPCSVENEQMIEESAQFIKSLGLASLRAGSYKPRTSPYSFQGLQNHGLKLLAQIKEKYGLCIVTEVRDACHVEEVIWVADVVQVGSKAMYDRSILTQLGKIQKPVLLKRHFGATLQEFVQAAEFILSHGNPNVILCERGIRTFETKTRFTLDLTGVVWLKEHVNLPIILDPSHAMGYAYGVPDLARACLALGVDGLLIEVHPKPEKALSDAKQQLNHEQFSELFVTLKSIAAAIHKKIV